Proteins encoded in a region of the Haloglomus salinum genome:
- a CDS encoding 30S ribosomal protein S4, whose product MALGSNTKFYETPNHPYQGERIDEEASLLDRYGLKNKEELWRTQSTLRSFRREARSLLGQTEADAAAERARDQFLARLRRIGVLGDDDGLGDVLALDVTDVLERRLQTVAYRQGLGNTADQARQFIVHGHVTVRGARVTRPGYTVEVAEEDHIDFDENSPLADDLHPERAGEQE is encoded by the coding sequence ATGGCACTCGGTAGCAACACCAAGTTCTACGAGACGCCCAACCACCCGTACCAGGGCGAGCGTATCGACGAGGAGGCGAGCCTGCTGGACCGCTACGGGCTGAAGAACAAGGAGGAGCTGTGGCGGACCCAGTCGACGCTTCGCTCGTTCCGTCGCGAGGCCCGCTCGCTGCTAGGGCAGACGGAGGCCGACGCGGCCGCAGAGCGCGCCCGCGACCAGTTCCTCGCCCGACTCCGCCGTATCGGCGTCCTCGGCGACGACGACGGCCTGGGCGACGTGCTGGCACTGGACGTCACCGACGTCCTCGAACGGCGCCTCCAGACCGTGGCCTACCGCCAGGGCCTGGGCAACACCGCCGACCAGGCACGACAGTTCATCGTCCACGGGCACGTCACCGTGCGCGGCGCCCGCGTCACGCGACCGGGCTACACCGTCGAGGTGGCCGAGGAGGACCACATCGACTTCGACGAGAACAGCCCGCTGGCCGACGACCTTCACCCGGAACGAGCAGGTGAGCAGGAATGA
- a CDS encoding HNH endonuclease — MSEADAPWRDAATLERLYWGEGLSLDGIADRLGCSDVTVLNWMEKHDIERRTQKSERLPRPLTVTSPGSTNQGYELVWHDDHCVRHHRLLAVAEYGLSSIRDCEVHHRNGVHWDNRPENLALVGPSEHGRIHSPERSGDSHEPTTRRATTVCPDCEERFLSVGTHWNRTECDPPTPSPSIRKLVDGLVLGDGHVRFPGSQRPGYLQVRMTNSRFVAWLDRQFGGISTGARLNRKATDHRCAVHSIRTRSLPWLDRYHDWYRNGRTIVPETYTLTPVAAMVWYVSDGSLSWGDGVSLRLYCADYVDHAPVRVRSLFESHGFHPTVEPYGLRFPKVEHQELLDWLGPAPPGFAYKWAIDSRERYRRLQP, encoded by the coding sequence GTGTCCGAGGCCGACGCCCCCTGGCGTGATGCCGCGACGCTCGAACGGCTCTACTGGGGCGAGGGACTGTCGCTCGACGGCATTGCCGACCGTCTGGGCTGCTCGGACGTGACCGTTCTCAACTGGATGGAGAAACACGACATCGAGCGACGTACCCAGAAATCGGAACGGCTCCCGCGGCCGTTGACGGTCACCTCCCCGGGTTCGACCAACCAGGGGTACGAACTCGTCTGGCACGACGACCACTGCGTCCGTCACCACCGACTACTCGCCGTCGCGGAGTACGGGCTGAGCAGCATTCGAGATTGCGAGGTTCACCACCGCAACGGCGTTCACTGGGATAACCGTCCGGAGAACCTCGCGCTGGTCGGTCCCTCCGAGCACGGACGCATCCACTCACCGGAGCGCTCTGGAGACTCACACGAGCCGACGACCCGACGCGCGACCACGGTCTGTCCGGACTGCGAGGAACGGTTCCTCTCGGTCGGGACGCACTGGAACCGGACGGAGTGCGACCCTCCGACCCCGTCTCCGTCTATTCGGAAGCTGGTTGATGGGCTAGTTCTCGGTGATGGACATGTACGTTTTCCTGGTTCTCAACGCCCCGGCTACCTCCAGGTCAGGATGACGAACTCCAGGTTCGTCGCCTGGCTCGACCGACAGTTCGGCGGTATCTCGACTGGTGCTAGACTCAACCGGAAGGCAACCGATCACCGATGTGCCGTCCACTCCATCCGGACACGGTCGCTCCCCTGGCTCGACCGATACCACGACTGGTACCGCAACGGCCGGACGATCGTTCCGGAGACCTACACTCTTACTCCTGTGGCAGCTATGGTATGGTACGTCTCTGATGGATCACTCTCGTGGGGGGACGGTGTCAGCCTCCGACTCTACTGTGCCGATTACGTCGACCACGCCCCAGTGCGGGTACGCTCACTGTTCGAAAGTCACGGGTTTCACCCCACTGTGGAGCCGTATGGCCTGCGCTTCCCGAAGGTGGAACACCAGGAACTACTCGACTGGCTGGGTCCAGCCCCACCGGGGTTCGCCTACAAGTGGGCCATTGACTCCCGGGAGCGATACCGCCGACTACAGCCGTGA
- the moaA gene encoding GTP 3',8-cyclase MoaA, giving the protein MLVDGHGRELTGVRVSLTDRCNFDCVYCHNEGLGDTRGPMEPADGEMSTDDVVRFLEVAAEFDVDSVKFTGGEPMLREDLEEIVRRAPDEMETSLTTNGTFLPGRSEALHEAGLDRVNVSQDALDPTAFQEVTQSTQYDAVLEGVQAAVDAGLTPVKLNMVVFEQTAGYVPEMVDHVAENEGLQLQLIEYMPELAGRPEWAVDIDRVHDWLADQADHIEHREMHDRRRYWVSPDDSEATETGMVEIVDPVGNEAFCANCHRVRVTHQGFLKGCLNRNDDLKPMGEMTKPEIREALRETVDERVPYYGEYMVRDDDGEWVVNEEYLDDYVKA; this is encoded by the coding sequence ATGCTGGTCGACGGGCACGGGCGCGAGCTGACGGGGGTCCGGGTATCACTGACGGACCGCTGTAACTTCGACTGCGTCTACTGCCACAACGAGGGCCTGGGGGACACGCGAGGACCGATGGAACCGGCCGACGGTGAGATGAGCACCGACGACGTGGTTCGGTTCCTTGAGGTCGCGGCGGAGTTCGACGTGGACAGCGTGAAGTTCACTGGCGGCGAGCCGATGCTCCGCGAGGACCTGGAAGAGATCGTCCGACGCGCGCCGGACGAGATGGAGACCTCTCTTACAACGAACGGGACCTTCCTACCCGGTCGTTCCGAGGCACTCCACGAGGCCGGGCTCGACCGCGTCAACGTCTCGCAGGACGCACTCGACCCAACTGCCTTCCAGGAGGTCACCCAGAGCACCCAGTACGACGCGGTGCTGGAGGGTGTGCAAGCGGCCGTCGATGCCGGACTCACGCCGGTGAAGCTCAACATGGTCGTCTTCGAGCAGACCGCGGGCTACGTCCCCGAGATGGTCGACCACGTCGCCGAGAACGAGGGACTCCAGCTCCAGCTCATCGAGTACATGCCCGAACTGGCCGGGCGCCCGGAGTGGGCGGTCGACATCGACCGCGTCCACGACTGGCTGGCGGACCAGGCCGACCACATCGAACACCGCGAGATGCACGACCGCCGTCGCTACTGGGTCAGTCCCGACGACTCGGAAGCGACCGAGACGGGGATGGTCGAGATTGTCGACCCCGTCGGCAACGAGGCGTTCTGTGCCAACTGCCACCGCGTCCGCGTCACGCATCAGGGCTTCCTGAAGGGCTGTCTCAACCGCAACGACGACCTCAAGCCGATGGGCGAGATGACGAAACCCGAAATCCGCGAAGCCCTCCGCGAGACCGTCGACGAGCGCGTCCCCTACTACGGCGAGTACATGGTCCGCGACGACGACGGCGAGTGGGTCGTCAACGAGGAATACCTCGACGACTACGTGAAGGCGTAG
- a CDS encoding 30S ribosomal protein S11, producing the protein MSSEEDVPQDRWGVAHVYASFNNTVITVTDLTGAETIAKSSGGTVVKQNRDEASPYAAMQMAEVVAEEVQAAGLEGLHVKVRGPGGNLQKSPGPGAQATIRALARAGLEIGRIEDVTPIPHDGTRAPKNSGF; encoded by the coding sequence ATGAGCTCAGAAGAAGACGTACCACAGGACCGGTGGGGTGTCGCCCACGTCTACGCGTCGTTCAACAACACCGTCATCACCGTGACGGACCTGACCGGCGCCGAGACCATCGCCAAGTCCTCCGGCGGGACCGTGGTGAAGCAGAACCGCGACGAGGCCTCGCCGTACGCCGCGATGCAGATGGCCGAGGTCGTCGCCGAGGAGGTCCAGGCCGCCGGCCTGGAGGGCCTGCACGTCAAGGTGCGTGGCCCCGGTGGCAACCTGCAGAAGAGCCCCGGCCCGGGCGCACAGGCGACCATCCGGGCGCTCGCACGCGCCGGTCTCGAGATCGGTCGCATCGAGGACGTGACTCCCATCCCGCACGACGGGACGCGGGCACCCAAGAACAGCGGGTTCTGA
- the psmA gene encoding archaeal proteasome endopeptidase complex subunit alpha, whose amino-acid sequence MMQNSQQQAYDRGITIFSPDGRLYQVEYAREAVKRGTAAVGIRTPEGVVLAADGRLRSELQVAESVEKIHKADDHLGVATAGHAADARRLVDMARRRAQVEKLRYGEAVDTETLTKAITDNIQEFTQTGGARPFGCALLIAGVDDGGEPRLFETDPSGTPYEWKAVAVGGNQREAQDRLEEGYDDLQTVDDGLRLAFEALAATADGDLTPEGMSAATIDAETATFEALERSEIGDHLDEHGLLDEENGSEEE is encoded by the coding sequence ATAATGCAGAACAGCCAACAGCAGGCGTACGACCGCGGTATCACCATCTTCTCGCCGGACGGCCGGCTCTACCAGGTGGAGTACGCCCGCGAGGCGGTGAAGCGCGGCACGGCGGCGGTCGGCATCCGAACGCCCGAGGGCGTCGTCCTCGCGGCGGACGGCCGGCTCCGCTCGGAACTGCAGGTCGCCGAGAGCGTCGAGAAGATCCACAAGGCCGACGACCACCTCGGTGTCGCGACCGCCGGCCACGCGGCCGACGCGCGCCGGCTCGTCGACATGGCCCGCCGGCGTGCACAGGTCGAGAAGCTCCGCTACGGCGAGGCCGTCGACACGGAGACGCTCACGAAGGCCATCACGGACAACATCCAGGAGTTCACCCAGACCGGCGGGGCGCGCCCGTTCGGCTGTGCGCTCCTCATCGCCGGCGTCGACGACGGCGGCGAGCCCCGCCTGTTCGAGACGGACCCGTCCGGCACGCCGTACGAGTGGAAGGCGGTCGCCGTCGGCGGCAACCAGCGCGAGGCACAGGACCGTCTCGAGGAGGGCTACGACGACCTGCAGACGGTCGACGACGGCCTCCGACTGGCGTTCGAGGCCCTCGCCGCCACGGCCGACGGCGACCTCACGCCCGAGGGGATGAGCGCCGCGACCATCGACGCCGAGACGGCCACCTTCGAGGCGCTCGAGCGTAGCGAAATCGGCGACCACCTGGACGAGCACGGCCTGCTCGACGAGGAGAACGGCAGCGAAGAGGAGTAA
- a CDS encoding 30S ribosomal protein S9, which translates to MVTNTSGKKKTAVARATVTDGSGKVRINSQPVELVEPELARLKMTEPFRIAEDELREGVDIDVTVQGGGFSGQADAARTAIARGLVQHTNDAELREAYMSFDRSLLVNDVRQSEPKKWGGPGARARYQKSYR; encoded by the coding sequence ATGGTCACGAACACCTCAGGCAAGAAGAAGACCGCCGTCGCCCGCGCCACCGTCACGGACGGGAGCGGCAAGGTACGTATCAACTCCCAGCCGGTCGAGCTGGTCGAGCCGGAACTCGCCCGCCTCAAGATGACGGAGCCGTTCCGCATCGCCGAGGACGAACTCCGCGAGGGCGTCGACATCGACGTCACCGTGCAGGGTGGCGGGTTCTCCGGGCAGGCCGACGCCGCCCGGACCGCAATCGCCCGCGGGCTGGTCCAGCACACCAACGACGCCGAGCTGCGCGAGGCGTACATGAGCTTCGACCGCTCGCTACTGGTCAACGACGTGCGCCAGTCCGAGCCCAAGAAGTGGGGCGGCCCCGGCGCACGGGCCCGCTACCAGAAGTCGTACCGCTAA
- a CDS encoding proteasome subunit beta: MNPNDRPSLDLDGSLDPLGVAPGTNAAGSSGGGIPAAGGSDTPAASGENAVEYSTGTTTVGLVAHDGVVLATDRRASLGGRFVSNKNVVKVEQVHPTAAVTIAGSVGAAQAYLKQLRAEADLYENRRGRRMSMEALSTVGSAILRGLPVSPLLGGVDPARDAEADAEPRLYQLDGAGGRIEESAFAATGSGMTVATGALEREYDPEGDVESAVPTAVDAVLAASERDTASGNGVVVARVTADGVETELRDATGALMNGAAGGVR; the protein is encoded by the coding sequence ATGAACCCCAACGACCGCCCGAGCCTCGACCTGGACGGGTCGCTCGACCCGCTCGGCGTAGCGCCGGGCACGAACGCGGCCGGCAGCAGCGGTGGCGGCATCCCCGCAGCTGGCGGGAGCGACACCCCCGCGGCCAGCGGCGAGAACGCGGTGGAGTACAGCACCGGGACGACGACGGTCGGCCTCGTTGCCCACGACGGCGTGGTCCTCGCGACGGACCGACGAGCGTCGCTGGGCGGCCGCTTCGTCTCCAACAAGAACGTCGTGAAGGTCGAGCAGGTCCACCCGACCGCGGCCGTCACCATCGCCGGCTCCGTCGGCGCGGCACAGGCGTACCTGAAGCAGCTCCGTGCCGAGGCCGACCTCTACGAGAACCGGCGCGGGCGCCGGATGAGCATGGAGGCGCTCTCCACGGTCGGGAGCGCCATCCTCCGCGGGCTCCCGGTGAGTCCGCTCCTCGGCGGCGTCGACCCGGCACGCGACGCTGAAGCCGACGCCGAACCTCGCCTCTACCAGCTCGACGGCGCGGGCGGCCGCATCGAGGAGTCGGCGTTCGCGGCGACCGGCAGCGGGATGACGGTCGCGACGGGTGCCCTCGAACGCGAGTACGACCCCGAGGGCGATGTCGAGTCGGCCGTCCCCACGGCCGTCGACGCCGTGCTGGCGGCCAGCGAGCGGGATACGGCCTCCGGGAACGGGGTCGTCGTCGCGCGCGTGACCGCCGACGGCGTGGAGACGGAGCTACGTGACGCGACCGGTGCTCTCATGAACGGGGCGGCCGGAGGTGTCCGATAA
- a CDS encoding DNA-directed RNA polymerase subunit D — translation MSEDYEVEFIDRDERDARFVVRNITPAFANGIRRAIVADVPTLSIDTVRVIENSSVMFDEQISLRLGLVPLTTPDDYREGDTVTLALDVEGPDTAYSGDLVSADDQVQPADENIPIIDLKYPEGADSPQRLEVEAEAVMDRGKAHAKHQGGVAVGYRHLQTVEVVGDAEEFEADEPNVLRGVIEDDGELVPTEEFDHDLSKRYPGKEVEVHDVPNAFVFSIESDGSLSVEDLVLNAVDTIADRADELEQAVQL, via the coding sequence ATGAGCGAGGACTACGAGGTGGAGTTCATCGACCGGGACGAACGCGACGCCCGGTTCGTCGTCCGCAATATCACGCCGGCCTTCGCCAACGGCATCAGGCGTGCCATCGTGGCCGACGTGCCGACCCTGAGCATCGACACCGTCCGTGTCATCGAGAACTCGTCGGTGATGTTCGACGAGCAGATCTCGCTCCGCCTCGGGCTCGTCCCGCTGACGACGCCCGACGACTACCGGGAGGGCGACACGGTCACGCTCGCGCTCGACGTCGAGGGCCCCGACACCGCGTACTCGGGCGACCTCGTGTCGGCCGACGACCAGGTCCAGCCCGCCGACGAGAACATCCCCATCATCGACCTCAAGTACCCCGAGGGGGCGGATTCGCCCCAGCGCCTCGAGGTCGAGGCCGAGGCCGTGATGGACCGCGGAAAGGCCCACGCCAAGCACCAGGGTGGCGTGGCCGTCGGCTACCGACACCTCCAGACCGTGGAGGTCGTCGGCGACGCCGAGGAGTTCGAGGCGGACGAACCGAACGTCCTGCGTGGCGTCATCGAGGATGACGGCGAGCTCGTGCCGACCGAGGAGTTCGACCACGACCTCTCGAAGCGCTACCCGGGCAAGGAGGTCGAGGTCCACGACGTGCCGAACGCGTTCGTGTTCAGCATCGAGAGCGACGGCTCGCTCTCGGTCGAGGACCTCGTCCTGAACGCCGTCGACACCATCGCCGACCGCGCGGACGAACTCGAACAGGCCGTCCAGCTGTAA
- a CDS encoding DUF7351 domain-containing protein, producing the protein MSDAVSDEAGTGDDGERSAATGPVVAPSDAFAALGGETRMGIVRTLFEAERDAGRPVTCSFSALFEASDEETTAGFAYHLRELPETYLRKTEPTAADTADDEAGYRLTAAGRRVARAIAAGTLTESADRDPVDLEAPCPFCAETDLVAAGDDTVLTVACGACEREVLALPFPPAGYRAHDDGSLPAAVDSYYRGRIATMRDGTCPECGGVVETAAELARHDHRGDGPGADGGDTHDRSDDHDGEPVAHARMTCDACGYRLRCPVTLTVLDEPAVVAAFHAAGIDLSERPLWNVGPEWRECVVSTDPLAVRVTAQVGDGELACFVGRDLSVVYTDRVTPDDDGDGRRSGADVPGAGAGADQSVESAGGETEDTDAGADQPAVGEPDSATA; encoded by the coding sequence ATGAGTGACGCCGTTTCGGACGAAGCCGGAACCGGTGACGATGGGGAGCGGTCGGCCGCAACCGGCCCCGTCGTGGCTCCGAGCGACGCCTTCGCCGCACTCGGCGGCGAGACGCGGATGGGTATCGTCCGGACGCTGTTCGAGGCCGAGCGCGACGCGGGACGCCCGGTGACGTGCTCGTTCTCGGCACTGTTCGAGGCCAGCGACGAGGAGACTACCGCCGGGTTCGCCTACCACCTGCGAGAGCTCCCCGAGACGTACCTCCGGAAGACCGAACCGACGGCGGCCGACACCGCCGACGACGAGGCGGGTTACCGCCTGACGGCCGCCGGTCGCCGGGTCGCCCGGGCCATCGCGGCCGGCACGCTGACCGAGAGCGCCGACCGGGACCCGGTCGACCTCGAGGCCCCCTGTCCGTTCTGTGCCGAGACGGACCTGGTGGCTGCCGGCGACGACACGGTCCTCACGGTCGCCTGTGGGGCGTGCGAGCGCGAGGTCCTCGCGCTGCCGTTCCCGCCGGCCGGCTATCGGGCTCACGACGACGGCTCCCTCCCGGCCGCCGTGGACAGCTACTATCGGGGCCGAATCGCGACGATGCGTGACGGGACCTGCCCGGAGTGCGGAGGGGTCGTCGAGACAGCCGCCGAACTGGCCCGGCACGACCACCGCGGGGACGGTCCCGGCGCCGACGGTGGCGACACACACGACCGTTCCGACGACCACGACGGGGAGCCCGTCGCCCACGCGCGCATGACCTGCGACGCGTGTGGCTATCGGCTCCGCTGTCCAGTGACGCTGACGGTGCTGGACGAGCCAGCCGTCGTCGCGGCCTTCCACGCCGCCGGTATCGACCTCTCGGAGCGACCACTGTGGAACGTCGGCCCGGAGTGGCGCGAGTGCGTCGTCTCGACGGACCCGCTCGCAGTCCGCGTAACCGCGCAGGTCGGGGATGGTGAACTCGCCTGCTTCGTCGGCCGTGACCTCTCGGTGGTCTACACGGACCGCGTCACGCCGGACGACGACGGCGACGGCCGCCGCTCCGGCGCCGACGTTCCGGGCGCCGGTGCTGGGGCGGACCAGTCGGTCGAGAGCGCGGGCGGCGAGACAGAAGATACGGACGCGGGGGCCGACCAGCCCGCCGTCGGCGAGCCGGATTCGGCGACCGCGTGA
- a CDS encoding 30S ribosomal protein S13 → MSAEDPDAAEDTESEEEEDIRYFVRIGQTDLDGTKSVERSLTEMNGIGHRAARLIAEKAGVDRRAVFGKLDDDVIDSVVELVEGYADEVPDWMNNHRNDYFSGETTHQIGNELEMTRRQDINRMKMIDSYKGVRHERGQKVRGQRTKSTGRTEGTIGVNVEAIKEEQAEEAAAGDEE, encoded by the coding sequence ATGAGTGCAGAAGACCCAGACGCGGCGGAGGACACGGAGTCCGAGGAAGAGGAGGACATCCGTTACTTCGTCCGCATTGGACAGACCGACCTCGACGGCACGAAGTCCGTCGAGCGGTCGCTGACCGAGATGAACGGCATCGGGCACCGGGCCGCCCGCCTCATCGCTGAGAAGGCAGGCGTCGACCGGCGCGCCGTCTTCGGCAAGCTCGACGACGATGTCATCGACAGCGTCGTCGAGCTGGTCGAAGGCTACGCCGACGAGGTGCCCGACTGGATGAACAACCATCGGAACGACTACTTCAGCGGTGAGACGACGCACCAGATCGGCAACGAGCTCGAGATGACGCGTCGTCAGGACATCAACCGCATGAAGATGATCGACTCGTACAAGGGCGTCCGACACGAGCGCGGCCAGAAGGTCCGTGGACAGCGCACGAAGTCCACCGGCCGGACGGAGGGCACCATCGGCGTCAACGTCGAGGCGATCAAGGAAGAGCAGGCCGAGGAGGCCGCCGCAGGTGACGAGGAATAA
- a CDS encoding DNA-directed RNA polymerase subunit N, whose protein sequence is MMVPVRCFTCGKVVGEHWEEFKSRTREGDDDPEQVLDELGVERHCCRRMLVSHKDLVDVVAPYQ, encoded by the coding sequence ATGATGGTACCCGTCCGCTGCTTCACGTGCGGCAAGGTCGTCGGCGAGCACTGGGAGGAGTTCAAGTCCCGCACCCGCGAGGGAGACGACGACCCCGAACAGGTGCTCGACGAACTCGGCGTCGAGCGACACTGCTGTCGCCGGATGCTCGTCTCGCACAAGGACCTGGTCGACGTGGTGGCACCCTATCAATGA
- a CDS encoding Mrp/NBP35 family ATP-binding protein, whose translation MVDRNEVLDALRSVEDPDLGEDIVSLGLVNDVTVGDAIDVDLALGAPYSPTETGIAEDVRTALSGFGLSVELSANVDRGVAAEDQILPGVKNIIAVASGKGGVGKSTVAVNLAAGLADRGARVGLFDADVYGPNVPRMLDAGEAPKATQDETMVPPEKFGMKLMSMDFLLGEDDPVIWRGPMVHKVITQLWEDVEWGALDYMVVDLPPGTGDTQLTMLQSVPVSGAVIVTTPQEVALDDARKGLRMFGKHDTPVLGIVENMAGFHCPDCGSTHDIFGSGGGERFAEENDMPFLGSIPLDTSVREGGDAGKPVVLDDDSDTGESFRDFVRTTADMQGIVHRRRHQQQAGAPEQ comes from the coding sequence ATGGTAGACCGGAACGAGGTTCTCGATGCGCTGCGCTCCGTGGAGGACCCCGACCTCGGGGAGGATATCGTCTCGCTCGGACTCGTCAACGACGTGACCGTCGGGGACGCCATCGATGTGGACCTGGCGCTCGGGGCCCCGTACTCGCCGACCGAGACCGGCATCGCCGAGGACGTCCGGACAGCGCTCTCGGGGTTCGGGCTGTCGGTCGAACTGTCCGCGAACGTCGACCGCGGCGTCGCGGCCGAGGACCAGATTCTCCCGGGCGTCAAGAACATCATCGCCGTCGCCTCCGGCAAGGGTGGCGTCGGCAAGTCGACGGTGGCCGTCAACCTCGCAGCCGGCCTCGCCGACCGCGGAGCCCGTGTCGGGCTGTTCGACGCCGACGTGTACGGCCCGAACGTCCCACGGATGCTGGACGCCGGCGAGGCACCGAAGGCGACACAGGACGAGACGATGGTCCCCCCCGAGAAGTTCGGCATGAAGCTGATGTCGATGGACTTCCTGCTGGGCGAGGACGACCCCGTCATCTGGCGGGGGCCGATGGTCCACAAGGTCATCACCCAGCTGTGGGAGGACGTGGAGTGGGGCGCGCTGGACTACATGGTAGTCGACCTGCCGCCCGGCACGGGTGACACCCAGCTGACGATGCTCCAGTCGGTTCCGGTGTCGGGGGCGGTCATCGTCACGACCCCCCAGGAGGTCGCGCTCGACGACGCCCGCAAGGGGCTCCGGATGTTCGGCAAGCACGACACCCCCGTCCTCGGCATCGTCGAGAACATGGCCGGGTTCCACTGCCCCGACTGTGGCAGCACGCACGACATCTTCGGCTCGGGCGGCGGCGAGCGCTTCGCCGAGGAGAACGACATGCCGTTCCTCGGGAGCATCCCGCTCGATACGTCCGTCCGCGAGGGCGGCGACGCGGGGAAACCGGTCGTCCTCGACGACGACAGCGACACGGGCGAGTCGTTCCGTGACTTCGTCCGCACGACCGCCGACATGCAGGGCATCGTCCACCGGCGGCGACACCAGCAGCAGGCCGGCGCCCCGGAGCAGTGA
- a CDS encoding 50S ribosomal protein L13, protein MSYAEYDADIVVDARDCILGRVASEVAERALDGERVAIVNAEDAVITGREESTMEKYRSRREVGSDRGPYYPKRPDGIFKRAVRGMVPYKTTRGREAFERVRVYVGDPYDDEEAEVIEGTSLDRLSNIRFTSLGDISEELGANVTW, encoded by the coding sequence ATGAGCTACGCCGAGTACGACGCCGATATCGTCGTCGACGCACGGGACTGCATCCTGGGTCGCGTCGCCAGCGAGGTCGCAGAACGCGCGCTCGACGGCGAGCGCGTCGCCATCGTCAACGCCGAGGACGCGGTCATCACCGGCCGCGAGGAGTCGACGATGGAGAAGTACCGCAGCCGCCGAGAGGTCGGCTCCGACCGTGGGCCGTACTACCCGAAGCGGCCGGACGGCATCTTCAAGCGCGCCGTCCGTGGCATGGTCCCGTACAAGACGACCCGCGGGCGCGAGGCGTTCGAGCGCGTCCGGGTCTACGTCGGCGACCCCTACGACGACGAGGAGGCCGAGGTCATCGAGGGCACCTCGCTGGACCGGCTGTCGAACATCCGCTTCACCTCGCTGGGCGACATCAGTGAGGAACTCGGCGCCAACGTCACCTGGTAA
- a CDS encoding 50S ribosomal protein L18e — protein MSSNKTNPRLASLIADLKSAARNGGGDVWGDIAERLEKPRRTHAEVNLGRIDRYAQPDETIVVPGKVLGSGALRTDVTVAAVNFSGTAETKIDAAGEAITLEEALDRNHEGSDVRVIR, from the coding sequence ATGAGCAGTAACAAGACGAATCCGAGGCTCGCCAGCCTCATCGCCGACCTCAAATCTGCCGCCCGCAACGGCGGCGGCGACGTGTGGGGCGACATCGCGGAGCGGCTGGAGAAGCCGCGCCGCACCCACGCGGAGGTCAACCTGGGCCGCATCGACCGCTACGCCCAGCCCGACGAGACGATCGTCGTGCCGGGCAAGGTGCTCGGCTCCGGCGCGCTCCGCACGGACGTCACGGTGGCGGCCGTGAACTTCTCCGGCACCGCCGAGACGAAGATCGACGCAGCTGGCGAGGCCATCACACTGGAAGAGGCACTGGACCGCAACCACGAGGGCTCCGACGTCCGGGTGATCCGATGA
- a CDS encoding DNA-directed RNA polymerase subunit K encodes MAGPSNRYEKARIIGARALQVSFGAPVLIDTEQTEPILIAAEEYDAGVLPFTVRRGDKPGAEET; translated from the coding sequence ATGGCGGGGCCCAGCAATCGCTACGAGAAAGCACGCATCATCGGCGCACGAGCGCTGCAGGTGTCCTTCGGGGCGCCCGTGCTCATCGACACGGAACAGACCGAGCCCATCCTCATCGCCGCCGAGGAGTACGACGCGGGCGTCCTCCCGTTCACCGTCCGCCGGGGCGACAAGCCGGGGGCCGAGGAGACATGA